A single genomic interval of Methylobacterium bullatum harbors:
- the proC_1 gene encoding Pyrroline-5-carboxylate reductase, which translates to MSVPSSSALPASLTLVGAGKMGGAMLAGWLAGGLDAARTCVVDPQASPEMVRLCESHGIALNPSDVPANDALILAIKPQGLEGAAGLLDGLIAPHTLVVSILAGKTIADLRRRLPSARAIVRAMPNLPASIGRGVTGAVASADVAPGQRDQADALLKGVGAVEWLDDEALIDALTALSGSGPAYVFLLAEAMAEAGVAAGLTADMAARLARATVAGAGALLSASPYEAGQLRRDVTSPGGTTAAALAVLMREGGVPDLMREAVAAAKLRAGELSG; encoded by the coding sequence GTGAGCGTTCCGTCTTCCTCCGCTCTGCCCGCCTCCCTCACCCTGGTGGGCGCGGGCAAGATGGGCGGCGCGATGCTGGCGGGCTGGCTCGCCGGCGGGCTCGATGCCGCCAGGACCTGCGTCGTCGATCCGCAGGCCTCGCCCGAGATGGTGCGGCTCTGCGAGAGCCACGGCATCGCCCTGAACCCGAGCGACGTGCCGGCGAACGATGCGCTGATCCTCGCGATCAAGCCGCAGGGGTTGGAGGGCGCGGCAGGCCTCCTCGACGGGTTGATCGCACCCCACACGCTCGTGGTCTCGATCCTGGCGGGCAAGACCATCGCCGATCTGCGCCGCCGCTTGCCCTCCGCCCGCGCCATCGTCCGCGCGATGCCGAACCTGCCCGCGAGCATCGGGCGCGGCGTCACCGGAGCGGTGGCCAGCGCCGACGTGGCGCCCGGCCAGCGAGACCAGGCCGATGCGCTGCTGAAGGGTGTCGGGGCGGTGGAATGGCTCGACGACGAGGCGCTCATCGACGCACTGACGGCTTTGTCCGGTTCGGGGCCGGCCTACGTCTTCCTCCTGGCCGAGGCCATGGCGGAGGCGGGCGTGGCTGCCGGCCTTACCGCCGACATGGCCGCGCGGCTCGCCCGCGCCACGGTGGCGGGGGCAGGGGCGCTCCTGTCCGCCAGCCCCTACGAGGCGGGGCAGTTGCGACGCGACGTCACCTCGCCCGGCGGCACCACGGCGGCGGCTTTGGCCGTGCTCATGCGCGAAGGCGGTGTGCCAGACTTGATGCGCGAGGCGGTGGCGGCGGCCAAGCTGCGCGCCGGCGAACTCTCCGGCTGA
- the polA gene encoding DNA polymerase I → MTTSASAPVGPGDQIILVDGSSFIFRAYFQSINQDQKYNTRPSDGLPTGAVRLFCTKIAQFVQDGAAGIKPTHLAIVFDKSEGSFRKELFPDYKGHRPDAPDDLKRQMPLMREAVRSFGLQPIELERYEADDLIATYSRQAEARGAGVIIVSSDKDLMQLVGPLVRFYDFESGVKGKPGHRPERNLDLDAIIAKWEGLQPNQIGDALALIGDTSDNVPGVPGIGLKTAAALIKEYGSLDALLERAGEIKQPKRRETLLASIDQAKLSRRLVALEENVPLPVALDDLRLPAPDPQKLVGFLKAMEFNTLTRRIASMLHVDPETVKPDPSLLPGSDGTDAPPFEATAQGGEVDPFADLNLPEGEAKPRGPSEPTPSGLVALRAAEATNPIDTTGYETITGLGQLEAWIAEAREAGVVAVDTETDSLDANNAALVGVSLAVAPGRAAYIPLAHLEPVAASEASDLFGDAKAATGQFSPVSGQIPIDAALKALKPLLEDPGVLKVGQNIKYDWLVFRRQSVAIEIAPFDDTMLISYVLDAGKGGHGMDELARRHLGHQPISFSDVAGTGKAKITFDKVPLDKATAYAAEDADVTLRLWRMMKPRLVAERRVTVYETLERPLVPVIARMEAAGIRVDRNMLSRLSGDFSQILVRLEEEIQEDAGERFQVSSPKQIGDILFGKMGLPGAKKTPSGQWATPATLLEELAQAGHELPKKILEWRQLAKLKSTYTDSLQQHADRETDRVHTSFSLAATTTGRLSSSEPNLQNIPIRTEEGRRIRRAFVAPEGRKLISADYSQIELRILAHIADIPQLRQAFEDGVDIHAATASAMFGVPLKDMTSDLRRRAKTINFGIIYGISAFGLADRLGIGREEASAFIKQYFERFPGIRAYIDDTKKLCRDLGYVTTLFGRVCHYPQIRSNNPNERASVERQAINAPIQGSAADIIRRAMTRMEQALRAEKLNVTMLLQVHDELVFEAPEDEVEKALPVIRRVMVEAPAPALTLRVPLVVEAQAAGNWEEAH, encoded by the coding sequence ATGACGACCAGCGCTTCCGCCCCCGTCGGCCCCGGCGATCAGATCATCCTGGTGGACGGGTCGTCCTTCATCTTCCGGGCCTACTTCCAGTCGATCAACCAGGACCAGAAGTACAACACCCGGCCCTCGGACGGCCTGCCCACGGGGGCGGTCCGGCTGTTCTGCACCAAGATCGCCCAGTTCGTTCAGGACGGGGCGGCGGGGATCAAGCCGACGCATCTGGCCATCGTGTTCGACAAGTCGGAGGGCTCGTTCCGCAAGGAGCTCTTCCCCGACTACAAGGGCCACCGCCCCGACGCGCCCGACGACCTCAAGCGCCAGATGCCGCTGATGCGCGAGGCCGTGCGCTCCTTCGGCCTGCAGCCCATCGAGTTGGAGCGCTACGAGGCCGACGACCTCATCGCCACCTATTCGCGCCAGGCCGAGGCGCGCGGGGCCGGCGTCATCATCGTCTCCTCCGACAAGGACTTGATGCAGCTGGTGGGGCCGCTGGTGCGGTTCTACGATTTCGAATCCGGCGTGAAGGGCAAGCCCGGCCACCGGCCCGAGCGTAACCTCGACCTCGACGCCATCATCGCCAAATGGGAAGGCCTGCAGCCGAACCAGATCGGCGACGCCCTGGCGCTCATCGGCGACACGTCCGACAACGTGCCCGGCGTGCCCGGCATCGGTCTCAAGACGGCGGCCGCGCTGATCAAGGAATACGGCAGTCTCGACGCGCTGCTGGAACGGGCGGGCGAGATCAAGCAGCCCAAGCGCCGCGAGACCCTGCTCGCCAGCATCGATCAGGCGAAGCTTTCACGGAGGCTCGTGGCGCTGGAGGAGAACGTGCCGCTCCCTGTCGCCCTCGACGATTTGCGCCTGCCGGCGCCGGACCCGCAAAAACTCGTCGGGTTCCTCAAGGCGATGGAGTTCAACACCCTGACCCGCCGCATCGCCTCGATGCTGCATGTGGACCCGGAGACGGTGAAGCCCGATCCGTCCCTGCTGCCGGGCTCGGACGGGACCGACGCGCCCCCGTTCGAGGCGACGGCACAAGGCGGCGAGGTCGATCCCTTCGCCGACCTGAACCTGCCGGAAGGCGAAGCGAAGCCGCGCGGCCCCTCCGAACCGACGCCCTCCGGCCTCGTCGCCCTGCGCGCGGCCGAGGCGACGAACCCCATCGACACCACGGGTTACGAGACCATCACCGGTCTCGGCCAACTGGAGGCCTGGATCGCCGAGGCACGCGAGGCCGGGGTGGTGGCGGTGGATACCGAGACCGACTCCCTCGACGCCAACAACGCCGCCCTCGTCGGGGTCTCCCTGGCGGTGGCGCCGGGGCGGGCGGCCTACATCCCCCTCGCCCATCTCGAACCGGTGGCGGCCTCCGAGGCCAGCGACCTGTTCGGCGATGCCAAGGCGGCCACGGGACAGTTCAGCCCGGTCAGCGGGCAGATCCCGATCGATGCCGCCTTGAAGGCCCTGAAGCCGCTCCTCGAAGATCCGGGCGTCCTGAAGGTCGGCCAGAACATCAAGTACGACTGGCTGGTGTTCCGGCGCCAGAGCGTCGCCATCGAGATCGCTCCCTTCGACGACACGATGCTGATCTCCTACGTGCTCGATGCCGGCAAGGGCGGGCACGGCATGGATGAGCTCGCCCGCCGCCATCTCGGCCACCAGCCGATCAGCTTCTCGGACGTGGCCGGCACCGGCAAGGCCAAGATCACCTTCGACAAGGTGCCGCTCGACAAGGCCACCGCCTACGCCGCCGAGGATGCGGACGTCACCTTGCGCCTGTGGCGGATGATGAAGCCGCGCCTCGTCGCCGAGCGCCGGGTGACGGTCTACGAGACCCTGGAACGTCCCCTCGTCCCCGTCATCGCCCGGATGGAGGCGGCGGGCATCCGCGTCGACCGCAACATGCTGAGCCGGCTTTCGGGGGATTTCTCGCAGATCCTCGTGCGGTTGGAGGAGGAGATCCAGGAGGATGCCGGCGAGCGCTTCCAGGTCTCCTCGCCAAAGCAGATCGGCGACATCCTGTTCGGCAAGATGGGCCTGCCCGGCGCCAAGAAGACGCCGTCCGGCCAATGGGCGACGCCCGCCACCCTGCTGGAGGAACTGGCCCAGGCGGGCCACGAACTGCCGAAGAAGATTCTGGAATGGCGCCAGCTCGCCAAGCTGAAATCCACCTACACGGATTCGCTGCAGCAGCATGCCGACCGGGAAACCGACCGGGTCCACACCTCGTTCTCGCTGGCCGCCACCACCACCGGCCGGCTCTCCTCCTCGGAGCCGAACCTGCAGAACATCCCGATCCGCACCGAGGAGGGCCGGCGCATCCGCCGCGCCTTCGTGGCCCCGGAGGGCAGGAAGCTCATCTCGGCCGATTACAGCCAGATCGAACTGCGCATCCTGGCCCACATCGCCGATATCCCGCAGCTTCGCCAGGCCTTCGAAGACGGCGTCGACATCCACGCGGCCACCGCCAGCGCCATGTTCGGCGTGCCCTTGAAGGACATGACCTCGGACCTGCGCCGGCGCGCCAAGACCATCAATTTCGGCATCATCTACGGGATCTCGGCCTTCGGGCTCGCCGACCGGCTCGGCATCGGCCGCGAGGAGGCCTCCGCCTTCATCAAGCAGTATTTCGAGCGCTTCCCCGGCATCCGCGCCTATATCGACGACACCAAGAAGCTCTGCCGCGATCTCGGCTACGTCACCACCCTGTTCGGCCGCGTCTGCCACTATCCGCAGATCCGCTCCAACAACCCGAACGAGCGCGCCTCGGTGGAACGCCAGGCCATCAACGCCCCGATCCAGGGCTCGGCCGCCGACATCATCCGCCGGGCCATGACCCGGATGGAGCAGGCGCTGCGGGCGGAAAAACTCAACGTGACCATGCTGCTGCAGGTGCACGACGAACTGGTCTTCGAGGCCCCCGAGGACGAGGTGGAGAAGGCCCTGCCGGTGATCCGCCGGGTGATGGTCGAGGCGCCCGCACCCGCGCTGACCCTACGCGTGCCGCTGGTGGTGGAAGCGCAGGCGGCAGGGAATTGGGAGGAGGCGCATTGA